One genomic region from Sphingobacterium multivorum encodes:
- a CDS encoding FKBP-type peptidyl-prolyl cis-trans isomerase — MKNPILLALRCCALLSFLFSFVSYAQNDKTNAPKSSSSISQTDVYIAGSWYDRKTGQTFAAYYKNGKPVVLKQGQGPTQFSTVSLGRSIVINNNDIYVAGNILDADGHSLAAYWKNEQFQPIPIKIDQYGNKQTSYLNGIDISNGNIFMFPYQPGTLNEYYYFKNGEETNFPNEVPSSVINDRVHFVSGNDVYVANATDEAAYWKNGAKVTLDNTLHHPNSVQVSSIFVSGNDVYVSGYKSYASKGADNTNKQMALYWKNGQEIILSTGTGRYATRLTSSIFVSGNDVYVAGMSRDPNTGESMAVYWKNGQEVVLAKGPTFTQALAIAVSGSDVYVAGENSNRKVYWKNGQETNLTDCAEISSMVVSKGSGNVPNSTLNNVSVNNTSDLILKEKADQYLAQMRKVPGIIETPSGLLYQVFREGAGPKVTFDQRIAVNYRISFPDGIERGHYRGGNGGNMSASTFITKGMQEAVQLMRARGVYRFIIPYNLVYGKEGAKDIPPYQVFIYDVETFEIEK, encoded by the coding sequence AAAATCTAGTTCATCGATCAGTCAAACGGATGTTTACATAGCTGGAAGCTGGTATGACAGAAAAACAGGGCAGACCTTTGCTGCTTACTATAAAAATGGCAAACCTGTAGTTCTTAAACAAGGGCAGGGACCAACCCAATTTTCAACTGTTTCATTAGGTAGATCTATAGTCATAAATAACAATGATATTTATGTTGCCGGGAATATACTGGACGCTGACGGCCATAGTTTAGCTGCTTATTGGAAAAATGAACAGTTTCAGCCAATACCGATTAAGATTGATCAATATGGGAATAAACAAACATCGTATTTAAACGGAATTGATATTTCTAACGGAAATATTTTTATGTTTCCCTATCAACCCGGTACTTTAAATGAATACTATTATTTTAAAAATGGTGAGGAAACAAACTTTCCAAATGAAGTCCCATCTAGTGTGATAAATGATCGTGTGCATTTCGTGTCGGGAAATGATGTTTATGTGGCAAATGCTACAGACGAGGCGGCTTATTGGAAAAACGGTGCTAAAGTTACATTGGATAATACATTGCATCATCCCAACAGTGTGCAGGTTTCGTCTATATTTGTCTCAGGAAATGATGTTTATGTGTCAGGTTATAAATCTTATGCGTCCAAAGGAGCAGATAATACAAATAAGCAGATGGCCCTCTATTGGAAAAACGGACAGGAAATTATACTCTCTACGGGTACCGGCCGCTATGCAACGAGATTAACCAGTTCTATCTTCGTGTCGGGAAATGATGTTTATGTTGCCGGAATGAGCAGGGATCCTAACACAGGTGAATCCATGGCCGTCTATTGGAAGAACGGGCAGGAAGTTGTTTTAGCTAAGGGTCCAACTTTTACACAGGCATTGGCCATAGCAGTCTCAGGAAGTGATGTATATGTTGCTGGGGAGAATTCTAATAGAAAAGTGTACTGGAAAAATGGGCAGGAAACCAATCTTACTGATTGTGCTGAAATAAGCTCTATGGTGGTATCGAAAGGGAGTGGGAATGTACCTAATTCAACATTAAACAATGTTTCTGTAAATAATACTTCGGATTTAATTTTGAAAGAGAAAGCTGATCAGTACCTTGCACAGATGAGAAAAGTTCCCGGTATCATCGAAACTCCAAGTGGTTTATTATATCAAGTGTTTAGAGAAGGGGCCGGACCGAAAGTAACTTTTGATCAAAGAATTGCAGTGAACTATAGAATAAGTTTTCCTGACGGTATTGAAAGAGGGCACTATCGAGGTGGAAATGGTGGGAATATGTCTGCCAGTACTTTTATAACCAAAGGAATGCAGGAAGCCGTTCAATTAATGCGAGCCAGAGGAGTTTATAGGTTTATTATCCCGTATAATCTTGTGTATGGAAAAGAAGGAGCAAAAGATATTCCACCATATCAAGTATTTATTTATGATGTTGAAACATTTGAAATTGAAAAATGA